Proteins from a single region of Sesamum indicum cultivar Zhongzhi No. 13 linkage group LG5, S_indicum_v1.0, whole genome shotgun sequence:
- the LOC105161669 gene encoding nucleolar and coiled-body phosphoprotein 1 has translation MRGSSDVGPSSSFLTAFKPRQVLLLEQQQRNLAVQKPMAKKAVELKPEDESILVCSVALWLENKGFSKVLKRFLTAAQIEDDSWKARALNLNEIFSKYQEICTGAHEDLKFQKKQDVQVVSARGTNGGTIGTASEEIGSKKKNKKNKGDMAVTDTGRTPEDIATSGKVNESYVNGKEDEDQRYKTSDALSLSDQKSKVPKEFNDEKVCDTTMDLSTKKQKDKKKKKNKLMSEPLDVNENQTDVMPEVTESKHKRETTVDKKSRKRSVEAAEDEVNESKKSSKKRKRMAHDENENKLDQEVAVEESKPKKTKSLEEGEDVLKQINPSGANENAGGQNKEEKFQAGQAGSENCKDKQADENTKSTLNNNGVDKSNQPKSARKQPKNSAEPKTVNAFQRVKVEEVEFVDDRLQDNSYWAKDGADTGYGAKAQEVLGQVKGRDFRHEKTKKKRGSYRGGQIDLQSHSVKFNYSDDE, from the exons ATGCGTGGGAGCAGTGACGTAGGCCCTAGCTCGTCCTTCCTTACTGCGTTTAAGCCTCGTCAAGTTCTGCTTTTGGAGCAGCAGCAGAGAAACCTAGCAGTACAGAAACCAATGGCGAAGAAAGCGGTCGAATTGAAGCCTGAAGACGAGTCAATTCTAGTCTGTTCCGTCGCGCTGTGGCTCGAAAATAAGGGCTTTTCCAAAGTCCTCAAACGCTTCCTCACCGCAGCTCAAATTGAG GATGACAGTTGGAAGGCTAGAGCGCTTAACTTGAATGAGATTTTCTCCAAATATcaggaaatttg TACTGGTGCTCATGAAGACttaaaattccaaaagaaGCAAG ATGTACAGGTGGTTAGTGCAAGAGGAACAAATGGAGGTACAATTGGTACAGCATCCGAAGAAATTGGGAgtaagaagaagaataaaaaaaataaaggggaCATGGCAGTGACCGACACTGGAAGAACGCCTGAAGATATAGCCACGAGTGGAAAGGTGAATGAATCATATGTGAATGGCAAAGAGGATGAGGATCAGAGATACAAAACATCTGATGCTCTCAGTCTCAGTGACCAGAAATCTAAAGTACCGAAGGAATTTAATGATGAAAAAGTTTGTGACACAACAATGGATCTTTCAACTAAGAAACAGAaagacaagaagaaaaagaaaaacaagttgATGTCAGAGCCATTGGATGTCAATGAAAACCAAACAGATGTAATGCCTGAGGTGACTGAGTCGAAACATAAAAGAGAAACCACTGTGGATAAGAAATCTAGAAAGCGATCAGTTGAAGCTGCAGAAGATGAGGTTAATGAATCTAAAAAGTcttccaagaaaagaaaaagaatggctcatgatgaaaatgaaaataagcTTGATCAGGAAGTAGCTGTTGAAGAATCAAAGCCTAAAAAGACTAAAAGTCTGGAAGAAGGCGAAGATGTTCTAAAGCAGATTAATCCATCCGGAGCCAATGAAAATGCTGGTGGAcaaaataaagaggaaaagtTCCAAGCTGGTCAAGCAGGTTCCGAGAATTGCAAAGATAAACAAGCTGATGAAAACACTAAATCTACTCTTAACAACAATGGGGTGGATAAATCAAATCAGCCGAAATCTGCAAGGAAACAGCCCAAAAATTCTGCTGAG CCAAAAACGGTGAATGCATTTCAAAGAGTGAAAGTTGAAGAGGTGGAGTTTGTTGATGACAGGCTCCAAGATAATTCTTACTGGGCAAAG GATGGTGCAGATACTGGTTATGGCGCAAAAGCTCAAGAAGTTTTGGGACAAGTCAAAGGAAG GGATTTCCGacatgaaaaaacaaagaaaaagcgCGGTAGCTATAGAGGAGGACAAATTGACCTGCAATCCCACTCTGTAAAGTTTAACTATTCAGATGATGAGTGA
- the LOC105161670 gene encoding uncharacterized protein At1g04910, with amino-acid sequence MAVDLRQVMAAVLTFSMFIMLGNMIKRDHIDPFLEPLPVSPDVQYHALKVSKPGMVKLIETRYGPWMENNDSMNPCWTTPLSKGKVQSNGYIFFSLTHGPEYHASQLANAVAVAKHLGATLALPDIRGSKLGEKRRFGEIYDVNNFIRSLNGVVQVDKNPPAELSNGRLPIVRVPNRVSEDFIASKVEPVFKSKRNLKIVTYFNPSAVTKAKVDKSQNAYQCLAMFESLKLQTDLQELADSMVGTLRSMSQSSRGRFIAVDLRVEMLGKKSCRETDETSKQCQNAEEIGVFLEKIGFHTDTTIYLTQTGWHSSLNALRDVFPNTFTKEAIIPADEKAKFMDSESHEYEKFIDFYMCTVGDVFVPAFRSRFYASIVGKRIGDGNTQILLPAMNTTTSAADYISPYIAKKSHFAYSCFC; translated from the exons ATGGCTGTTGATCTGAGGCAAGTAATGGCTGCTGTTCTTACATTCTCCATGTTCATAATGCTCGGAAACATGATCAAGAGAGACCACATCGATCCATTTCTG GAACCGTTGCCGGTATCACCTGATGTCCAATACCATGCTCTCAAGGTCTCAAAACCAGGCATGGTGAAATTAATTGAAACCAGATATGGTCCTTGGATGGAAAACAACGATTCCATGAATCCTTGCTGGACAACCCCCTTATCAA AAGGGAAGGTGCAGTCCAATGGTTACATCTTTTTCTCATTGACTCATGGCCCTGAATATCATGCTTCACAG TTGGCTAATGCTGTGGCGGTAGCCAAGCATCTTGGAGCAACACTTGCACTTCCAGATATTCGAGGAAGCAAACTGGGAGAGAAAAG ACGCTTTGGAGAAATATATGACGTCAACAACTTCATAAGAAGCCTGAATGGAGTAGTCCAAGTCGACAAGAATCCACCTGCTGAATTATCAAATGGGAGGCTCCCAATTGTGAGGGTGCCCAACAGAGTTTCTGAGGACTTCATAGCTTCGAAAGTTGAGCCCGTGTTTAAGAGCAAACGAAATTTGAAGATCGTTACTTATTTCAATCCATCAGCTGTGACTAAAGCGAAAGTAGACAAGTCGCAAAATGCATATCAGTGCCTGGCAATGTTTGAAAGCCTCAAGTTGCAGACAGACTTACAGGAACTGGCTGATTCAATGGTCGGGACGCTGAGAAGCATGAGCCAGAGCTCACGTGGCCGTTTTATTGCAGTGGACTTGAGGGTTGAGATGTTGGGGAAAAAGAGCTGCAGAGAGACTGATGAAACGAGTAAACAGTGTCAGAACGCTGAAGAAATCGGCGTGTTTCTTGAGAAGATCGGGTTTCATACAGacacaactatatatttaactcAGACGGGGTGGCATAGCAGTCTGAATGCACTGAGAGATGTTTTCCCCAACACTTTTACTAAG GAAGCAATAATACCTGCTGATGAGAAGGCGAAATTTATGGACTCAGAAAGTCatgaatatgaaaaattcattGACTTCTACATGTGCACAGTGGGAGATGTCTTTGTTCCAGCCTTCAGGAGCAGATTTTATGCCAGCATTGTCGGGAAGAGAATTGGTGATGGCAACACACAGATACTTCTCCCAGCAATGAACACTACTACTTCTGCAGCAGACTATATATCCCCTTATATAGCTAAGAAAAGCCACTTTGCGTACTCATGCTTCTGCTGA